One genomic region from Anaeromusa acidaminophila DSM 3853 encodes:
- a CDS encoding bifunctional diguanylate cyclase/phosphohydrolase: MKPVQGLQMVRELAVLYELSLAVGRTLELEDNCARFLQVLLRRKAFRYGAVWLNDGEQERARLIYGYPNYYVENVMGVLPAPAKACIDNGEGLVITAQMPGFDELVQERQIDGGCYFLYPLGKLGVLKLYSAQEALAENETLQRMLTQVMQKFAVSLEACLLFERLREEAEERRQAEEEVRSFNNQLEQRVAKRTAQLLEANAKLRQEITERKRVEEQLRIYSEKDALTGLANRSRFERLRQELEEMTQGTLGVLAIDVNDLKLVNDLEGHEAGDELLRRVSGVLQDAFGEAEVLARVGGDEFIALYCDEPEELMKQKAEILAQKAKAARVSLSVGWSWGDLSQTVSQSLLQAADSAMYAEKYKFTSQYDQGGLARLRRMLEVGSRWTGPHVQRLEGILVRFGRYLQLSDSEESLRLLAMFHDVGTLLLPEVLVNKDAVYTPEERALMESHAEKGAQLAQMMPELAPLANLILHHHERWDGAGYPGKLQREEIPYLSRVLAVADAYESMTGTRVHREPLNRAQALAELERCSGSQFDPHVVKAFQEMLSFDEG, translated from the coding sequence ATGAAGCCGGTACAAGGGCTCCAGATGGTGAGGGAATTAGCGGTTTTGTATGAATTGTCTCTGGCAGTAGGCCGGACGTTGGAATTGGAGGATAATTGCGCCCGGTTTCTGCAGGTATTATTGCGGCGGAAGGCCTTTCGGTACGGAGCGGTCTGGTTGAACGACGGAGAGCAGGAACGGGCTCGCTTGATTTACGGGTATCCAAATTATTATGTGGAAAATGTGATGGGTGTTTTGCCTGCGCCTGCTAAAGCTTGCATAGACAATGGTGAAGGCTTGGTAATTACAGCGCAGATGCCTGGCTTTGATGAATTGGTGCAGGAACGGCAGATCGACGGCGGTTGTTATTTCTTGTATCCTTTGGGGAAATTGGGAGTGCTTAAGCTCTACAGCGCTCAGGAAGCGCTGGCGGAGAATGAAACGCTACAGCGCATGCTGACGCAAGTGATGCAAAAATTTGCTGTATCTCTTGAGGCTTGCCTGCTTTTTGAACGGCTGCGCGAGGAGGCGGAAGAGCGCCGTCAAGCAGAGGAAGAAGTGCGTTCTTTCAATAATCAATTAGAACAGCGTGTGGCCAAACGGACGGCGCAGCTATTGGAGGCTAACGCCAAGCTGCGTCAGGAAATCACAGAGCGCAAGCGCGTGGAAGAACAATTGCGCATTTATAGCGAAAAAGATGCCTTAACCGGTTTGGCCAATCGTTCTCGTTTTGAGCGATTGCGTCAGGAATTGGAGGAAATGACCCAAGGGACTTTAGGGGTTTTAGCTATTGATGTCAACGATTTGAAGCTGGTTAACGATCTGGAAGGCCACGAGGCGGGGGATGAGTTGTTGCGCCGAGTTAGCGGCGTATTACAAGATGCCTTTGGTGAGGCGGAAGTGTTAGCGCGTGTTGGCGGCGATGAATTTATAGCGTTGTATTGTGATGAACCGGAAGAGTTGATGAAGCAGAAAGCGGAAATACTTGCCCAAAAAGCCAAGGCAGCGCGTGTTTCTTTGTCGGTGGGCTGGTCTTGGGGTGATTTGTCTCAGACGGTCAGTCAGAGCTTGCTGCAGGCTGCGGACAGTGCTATGTATGCGGAAAAATACAAATTTACGTCGCAGTATGATCAGGGCGGGCTGGCCAGACTGCGGCGCATGCTGGAGGTTGGCAGCCGTTGGACAGGACCTCATGTACAGCGGCTGGAGGGGATTTTAGTTCGCTTTGGTCGTTACCTGCAGCTTTCGGACAGTGAAGAATCATTGCGTTTGCTAGCGATGTTTCACGATGTAGGGACGCTGCTGCTGCCGGAGGTACTGGTAAACAAGGACGCTGTATATACGCCGGAAGAACGTGCTTTGATGGAAAGTCATGCGGAAAAGGGGGCTCAGCTGGCGCAGATGATGCCGGAATTAGCTCCGTTAGCAAACCTTATCTTGCATCATCATGAACGGTGGGACGGAGCCGGGTATCCGGGCAAGCTGCAAAGGGAAGAAATTCCCTATCTCAGCAGGGTGCTGGCTGTGGCGGATGCGTATGAATCTATGACCGGGACGCGCGTGCATCGGGAGCCGTTAAATCGGGCGCAGGCCTTGGCGGAGTTAGAACGTTGCTCCGGCAGCCAATTTGATCCGCATGTGGTAAAGGCGTTTCAGGAGATGCTGTCTTTTGATGAAGGATAA
- a CDS encoding acyl-CoA thioesterase produces the protein MAIKKFETHHLVTGADTNHHGTLFAGRGAAWFVEAGFVAAASMTCTAETVCATVHGMVFNRPVKKGSILRFDSRVVYTGRSSLVVYVDVVTADKEEFVVDGFLTFIHVDETGHSAPHGIVVEPETEEEKELYERASKLTRPQNRSGH, from the coding sequence ATGGCAATAAAGAAATTTGAGACTCACCATTTGGTGACCGGAGCTGATACCAATCATCATGGCACATTGTTTGCCGGCCGCGGCGCTGCGTGGTTCGTGGAAGCCGGCTTTGTCGCCGCCGCCAGCATGACTTGTACGGCGGAGACTGTATGCGCTACAGTACATGGCATGGTCTTTAATCGTCCGGTAAAAAAAGGAAGCATTCTGCGTTTTGACAGCCGGGTCGTGTATACCGGTCGTTCCAGCTTAGTCGTATATGTCGATGTGGTAACCGCCGACAAGGAAGAGTTTGTAGTTGACGGCTTTTTGACCTTTATTCATGTCGATGAAACCGGCCATTCGGCGCCGCACGGCATTGTGGTGGAGCCGGAGACTGAGGAAGAAAAGGAGCTCTATGAACGGGCCAGTAAACTCACAAGACCGCAAAATCGCAGCGGTCATTAA
- a CDS encoding MFS transporter produces the protein MNGPVNSQDRKIAAVINKQFRQLLRQGRLLGRALAYPNFRLFFCGQGLSLLGTWVQSIAMSWLVYRLTGSGLLLGLVSFSGQIPSLLFSPFIGVWVDRLPRRQVLVATQALSLLQALILAWLVWTGTAEIWHLLALSLLLGCINAADMPARQALVVELVEAREDRGNAIALNSVMFNATRLVGPALGGLLIPLVGEAVCFALNAVSYLFSLVSLLVLQLAAAEKETEKKSWRRGFWDGWNYTFGHPPIRQLLQLLALMSLSAMPYTVLLPVLAVRYFGGGAPLLGTLMAMAGAGSLCGALILAFRRSIVGLERWVGAAALLAALSLLSLSVGVPVEVASVLLFALGVGLLFLIVGVNTLLQHMVPDRLRGRVMGFYNMSFLGLVPLGGIAAGQGADLFGVLAMLQYCGWACLVGAILFLRQLPSFQGKACQIYQDSGHLGPDEKC, from the coding sequence ATGAACGGGCCAGTAAACTCACAAGACCGCAAAATCGCAGCGGTCATTAATAAACAGTTTCGCCAGTTGCTTAGGCAAGGGCGCCTCTTAGGACGCGCTCTTGCCTACCCTAACTTCCGTTTGTTTTTTTGCGGCCAAGGGCTGTCTTTATTGGGTACGTGGGTGCAAAGCATTGCTATGAGCTGGCTGGTGTATCGCCTGACTGGTTCTGGCTTGCTATTGGGTTTGGTAAGTTTTTCCGGACAGATTCCTAGCTTGCTTTTTTCGCCATTTATCGGCGTCTGGGTGGATCGCCTGCCGCGAAGGCAGGTGCTTGTTGCCACCCAGGCGCTTTCTTTATTGCAGGCGCTTATATTGGCTTGGTTGGTTTGGACAGGAACCGCGGAAATTTGGCATTTGTTGGCGCTGAGCTTGCTCTTGGGCTGCATCAATGCGGCTGATATGCCGGCGCGGCAGGCCTTGGTCGTGGAGTTAGTGGAAGCGCGTGAAGATCGGGGGAACGCCATTGCTTTAAACTCCGTCATGTTCAATGCGACCCGTTTAGTGGGGCCGGCGTTGGGAGGGCTTTTAATTCCCCTGGTTGGCGAAGCGGTCTGCTTTGCGTTGAACGCGGTAAGCTATCTTTTTTCTCTAGTTTCCTTGCTGGTGTTGCAGCTGGCTGCAGCAGAGAAAGAAACGGAGAAAAAAAGCTGGCGCCGAGGTTTTTGGGACGGTTGGAATTATACCTTCGGGCATCCGCCTATTCGCCAATTGTTGCAGCTTTTGGCGTTGATGAGCCTTTCCGCTATGCCGTATACTGTGCTTTTGCCGGTGCTGGCAGTACGTTATTTTGGCGGTGGTGCGCCGCTGTTGGGAACGCTAATGGCTATGGCCGGAGCCGGCTCGTTATGCGGAGCGCTTATTTTGGCTTTTCGCCGCAGTATCGTCGGGTTGGAGCGCTGGGTTGGCGCGGCGGCTCTTTTGGCGGCTTTGAGCCTGCTGTCGCTTTCTGTAGGCGTGCCTGTGGAGGTAGCAAGCGTGCTGCTGTTTGCTTTAGGAGTGGGTCTGCTTTTTTTGATCGTCGGCGTCAATACCTTGTTGCAGCATATGGTTCCAGATCGTTTGCGGGGACGGGTTATGGGATTTTACAACATGTCTTTTTTGGGTTTAGTTCCTCTAGGCGGTATTGCCGCAGGGCAGGGGGCGGACTTGTTTGGCGTTTTGGCTATGCTCCAATATTGCGGTTGGGCATGCTTAGTTGGGGCAATTCTTTTTCTGCGGCAATTACCTTCCTTTCAAGGCAAGGCTTGTCAGATTTATCAAGACTCCGGTCACTTGGGGCCAGATGAAAAATGTTGA
- a CDS encoding DUF4405 domain-containing protein, which translates to MNLERLRPTVTLLALSLFVISLVTGLVLWLVPGRGAFLGLSKGIYKDVHIYLSLGVTVIVVIHGWLNRQALSRYLGLSRAACWQAGAVTALLLAAVVGMKSF; encoded by the coding sequence ATGAATTTGGAAAGACTGCGGCCGACAGTGACTTTATTGGCGTTAAGTCTTTTTGTAATTTCCTTAGTGACAGGATTGGTTTTGTGGCTCGTGCCTGGTCGTGGAGCTTTTTTGGGCCTGTCCAAGGGGATTTATAAGGACGTTCATATTTACTTAAGTCTGGGAGTGACTGTCATCGTCGTAATCCATGGCTGGCTGAATCGCCAGGCTTTAAGCCGATACTTAGGTTTAAGTCGGGCTGCTTGTTGGCAAGCTGGCGCGGTAACGGCGCTGCTGTTGGCGGCTGTAGTTGGGATGAAATCGTTTTAA
- a CDS encoding FAD-binding and (Fe-S)-binding domain-containing protein, whose protein sequence is MNLPEQYQQFYAKIRSTIPEGRIFTDPVRTLAYGTDASFYRLIPKIVVKVRTVPEVIAVIHAAHLHKVPLTFRAAGTSLSGQAVTDSVLVMLTGAWGRYEILENGEKIVLEPGIIGAEANMYLKPFDRKIGPDPASINAAMIGGIAANNASGMCCGTSDNSYKTVASMKIIFPDGTLLDTGDEASKNAFRQSHKELLAEIELLRDEIAAQPELVERIRHKFKIKNTTGYSLNAFVDYQDVFDILNHLFIGSEGTLGFIAEITYRTVVEQEHKASAMIFFPDIGTACQGVMRLYRPLVSATEMVDRIGLRSVEDEPGMPAYLKEFGEEVTAILVEVRANDHEELHRCIDGVKERLEGIPTVMPIEFTTVKAEYERYWDIRKNVFPAVGNVRPAGTTVLIEDVAFPLEHLAEATLDLRRAMDKHGYHEGIIYGHALDGNLHFVFSQDFSNETEIKRYADLMDDVAELVVHRYNGSLKAEHGTGRNMAPYVEMEWGRQAYQFMRRIKTLFDPEGLINPDVIITDKANLHLENIKPAVVAHPLIDKCIECGYCESNCPSRNLTVTPRQRIVLQREIARLQQSGQNPQRLAELLKGYEYFGDKTCATDGLCQLPCPVKINTGDHTKHWRAQHMSQDGRRIAEFVAGHFAGITSTARVALGLANFAHSLLGTNAMNSLSKMAHTISGGASPQWTPWMPKGAVLAKPKLKPEKAQYQVVYFPSCLGRSMGPAKEDRDARSLTEAMVSVLEKAGYAVIYPSDMDELCCGMPFESKGLPEIGDRMAAKLEKKLLKASKNGEIPVLCDTSPCVYRMRRVFKSELKLYEPAEFIHDFLLDKLEFTQLPETVAAHVTCSSIKMGIQDKFIAVAQKCAAKVVRPPKIKCCGFAGDAGFETPELNASALEGIKEALPPETTSGYSNSRTCEIGLSSASGLSYQSVAYLVDRATKAKGNA, encoded by the coding sequence ATGAATTTACCAGAACAGTATCAACAGTTTTATGCTAAGATCCGCAGCACCATCCCGGAAGGCCGTATTTTTACGGATCCGGTGCGGACCCTGGCTTATGGCACTGATGCCAGCTTTTATCGTTTGATTCCTAAAATCGTGGTAAAAGTGAGGACCGTGCCGGAAGTTATCGCGGTCATTCATGCAGCTCATTTGCACAAAGTACCTCTTACGTTTCGAGCGGCAGGAACCAGCTTGTCCGGGCAGGCAGTGACCGATTCGGTTTTGGTCATGCTCACCGGCGCCTGGGGGCGCTACGAAATCTTGGAAAATGGCGAAAAAATCGTGTTGGAGCCGGGGATTATCGGTGCAGAGGCCAACATGTATCTCAAACCGTTTGATCGTAAGATCGGCCCGGACCCGGCTTCGATCAACGCGGCCATGATCGGCGGCATTGCCGCCAATAACGCCAGCGGCATGTGCTGCGGCACCAGCGACAATAGCTATAAGACGGTTGCGTCTATGAAGATTATTTTTCCAGATGGCACGCTTCTTGATACCGGCGACGAAGCTTCTAAAAACGCTTTTCGTCAAAGCCATAAAGAATTGTTGGCGGAAATTGAGCTGCTTCGGGATGAAATTGCCGCGCAGCCGGAGCTGGTAGAGCGCATTCGTCATAAATTCAAAATCAAGAATACTACCGGCTACAGCCTTAATGCGTTTGTAGACTATCAAGACGTCTTTGATATTTTGAATCACCTCTTTATCGGCTCTGAAGGAACCTTGGGCTTTATTGCGGAAATCACCTATCGCACGGTAGTGGAGCAGGAGCACAAGGCATCGGCAATGATTTTCTTCCCCGATATTGGTACGGCTTGTCAAGGGGTCATGCGCCTTTACAGGCCGTTGGTGTCGGCTACGGAGATGGTGGATCGCATCGGCTTGCGTTCTGTGGAGGACGAGCCGGGTATGCCGGCGTACCTCAAGGAATTTGGGGAAGAGGTAACCGCCATTTTGGTGGAAGTGCGAGCCAACGATCATGAAGAGCTGCATCGCTGTATTGACGGCGTTAAAGAACGGCTGGAAGGCATCCCGACAGTGATGCCTATTGAGTTTACCACCGTGAAAGCGGAGTATGAGCGTTATTGGGACATCCGTAAAAATGTATTCCCCGCTGTAGGCAATGTGCGACCAGCGGGCACGACGGTGCTGATTGAAGATGTAGCTTTCCCGCTGGAACATTTGGCGGAAGCTACTCTCGACTTGCGGCGCGCAATGGACAAGCATGGTTATCACGAGGGCATTATTTACGGACATGCGTTGGACGGCAATCTGCACTTTGTTTTTTCTCAGGATTTTTCCAATGAAACGGAAATCAAGCGTTATGCAGATTTGATGGACGATGTGGCGGAATTGGTGGTGCATCGCTATAACGGTTCGTTGAAGGCGGAGCATGGCACAGGCCGGAATATGGCGCCGTATGTGGAAATGGAATGGGGCCGTCAAGCATACCAATTTATGCGACGCATTAAAACGCTTTTTGATCCCGAAGGACTGATTAACCCGGATGTAATCATCACTGATAAAGCCAACTTGCATTTGGAAAACATCAAACCGGCTGTGGTGGCGCATCCTCTCATCGATAAATGTATTGAATGCGGCTATTGCGAAAGCAATTGTCCGTCCCGCAACTTGACAGTTACGCCGCGGCAACGCATTGTACTGCAACGGGAAATCGCGCGGCTGCAGCAAAGCGGCCAGAATCCGCAGCGTTTGGCGGAACTGCTGAAGGGCTATGAGTACTTTGGAGATAAAACCTGTGCTACGGACGGTTTGTGTCAGCTTCCTTGTCCGGTGAAGATCAATACCGGCGATCACACCAAGCATTGGCGGGCGCAGCATATGAGCCAGGACGGCCGGCGTATCGCCGAATTTGTGGCGGGTCATTTTGCAGGGATTACCTCGACTGCTCGTGTTGCCTTGGGATTGGCTAATTTTGCTCATTCTCTGCTGGGAACCAATGCCATGAACAGCCTTTCCAAAATGGCGCATACCATCTCCGGCGGCGCATCGCCGCAATGGACGCCTTGGATGCCTAAAGGCGCGGTTCTGGCGAAGCCGAAGCTCAAGCCGGAAAAGGCGCAGTATCAAGTCGTCTATTTCCCAAGCTGTCTGGGACGCAGCATGGGACCGGCCAAAGAGGATCGAGACGCTCGTTCTTTGACCGAGGCCATGGTATCGGTGCTGGAAAAAGCAGGCTATGCAGTGATTTATCCGTCCGATATGGATGAGCTTTGCTGCGGCATGCCCTTTGAAAGTAAAGGCTTGCCTGAGATTGGCGATCGCATGGCCGCCAAACTGGAGAAAAAACTGCTTAAAGCCAGTAAGAACGGGGAGATCCCGGTCTTGTGCGACACAAGCCCCTGCGTATATCGGATGCGCCGAGTGTTTAAGAGTGAATTGAAGCTCTATGAGCCGGCGGAATTTATTCACGACTTCCTGCTGGATAAACTGGAATTTACGCAGCTTCCGGAAACCGTAGCCGCTCACGTTACCTGCAGTTCGATTAAAATGGGCATACAGGATAAATTTATCGCTGTAGCGCAGAAATGCGCGGCGAAAGTGGTGCGGCCGCCTAAAATTAAATGCTGCGGCTTTGCGGGGGACGCCGGTTTTGAAACGCCGGAGTTGAATGCATCTGCGCTGGAAGGAATTAAAGAAGCGCTGCCCCCGGAAACCACTTCCGGCTATTCCAACAGCCGTACCTGTGAGATTGGTCTTTCCAGCGCCAGCGGCTTAAGTTATCAATCGGTGGCGTATTTAGTAGATCGGGCGACGAAAGCCAAGGGGAACGCGTAA
- a CDS encoding amino acid permease, whose product MQQERTMVRGLKSRHLQMIALGGIIGSGYFLGTGYVLSKAGPAAIFSYLLGGFIVLAVMFCLGELAVARPVASSFVTYAKEYISPSWACGVGWCYWLTWVTYVPSEMIAGGIIMNNFFPDISTMWWAVLFGLLITFINLSYVKTFGELEFWLALIKVAALVLFVVLGGLIFLGLVGSEGFLGSSVLLASGGVAPNGYWAVFLTMVIILVNFQGSEIIGLAAGESRDPAKSIPMAIKNIVWRILSLYIIPLGLLVTIYPWDKASLEESVFAAALSAYDLEWAGALFSFVVLTAAISCSNSGLYGCSRALYALAREGMAPSWLGRLSEKGVPQNATVMSVMACWIGVVAYSLDTSETIYTYLLALSGFSGAVAWISICWSQLNFRNRLQAAGEEQSLRFKVPLFPYVTYFGIWVQVGCLLVMALVDELRNALFIGVPFLIVPILWYKARRLWCRTPALEGND is encoded by the coding sequence ATGCAACAGGAACGTACGATGGTCCGCGGCTTGAAAAGCCGTCATTTGCAAATGATTGCCCTAGGAGGCATCATTGGCAGCGGTTATTTTTTGGGAACAGGATATGTCCTGAGTAAGGCGGGGCCGGCTGCCATTTTCTCCTATTTACTAGGCGGCTTTATTGTGCTGGCGGTGATGTTTTGCCTGGGCGAGCTGGCTGTAGCTAGACCGGTAGCCAGTTCCTTCGTCACCTATGCCAAAGAATATATTTCTCCGTCTTGGGCTTGCGGCGTTGGCTGGTGTTATTGGCTGACCTGGGTAACCTATGTGCCTTCGGAAATGATTGCCGGCGGTATTATTATGAACAACTTTTTTCCGGATATCAGCACCATGTGGTGGGCGGTGCTTTTTGGACTTTTGATTACTTTTATCAATTTGTCTTATGTTAAAACTTTCGGGGAACTGGAATTCTGGCTGGCCTTGATTAAGGTGGCGGCGTTGGTGTTGTTTGTGGTCTTGGGAGGATTGATTTTTCTTGGCCTTGTGGGAAGTGAAGGCTTTTTGGGCTCGTCCGTGCTTCTTGCCAGCGGCGGTGTAGCGCCGAATGGCTATTGGGCGGTCTTTTTGACGATGGTCATTATTTTGGTGAATTTCCAAGGCTCGGAGATAATCGGCTTGGCTGCCGGCGAGAGCCGGGATCCGGCGAAAAGCATTCCGATGGCGATTAAAAATATTGTTTGGCGCATTTTGTCGTTGTACATTATTCCATTGGGTTTACTCGTTACCATTTATCCTTGGGATAAGGCCAGCTTGGAAGAAAGCGTTTTTGCCGCCGCGCTGTCGGCGTATGATCTGGAATGGGCGGGGGCGCTGTTTTCCTTTGTGGTACTGACGGCGGCCATTTCCTGTTCTAATTCCGGCTTATACGGCTGCAGCCGCGCCTTGTACGCATTGGCGCGCGAAGGTATGGCGCCTTCGTGGCTGGGCCGCTTGAGCGAAAAAGGCGTGCCGCAGAATGCGACAGTGATGTCGGTTATGGCTTGCTGGATTGGAGTGGTGGCTTACTCTTTAGATACCAGTGAAACCATTTACACGTATTTATTGGCGTTATCCGGGTTTTCCGGCGCTGTAGCTTGGATATCCATCTGCTGGAGTCAGTTGAATTTCCGAAATCGCTTGCAAGCGGCTGGGGAAGAGCAGAGCTTGCGTTTTAAAGTCCCGCTGTTTCCGTATGTTACCTACTTCGGCATTTGGGTGCAGGTAGGCTGTTTGCTGGTGATGGCGTTGGTAGACGAATTGCGTAACGCCTTATTTATTGGAGTTCCCTTTTTGATTGTGCCAATTCTTTGGTATAAGGCTCGCCGATTGTGGTGCCGGACGCCGGCGCTGGAGGGCAACGACTAA
- a CDS encoding histidinol-phosphatase HisJ family protein, translated as MRIDYHMHFEYGSYDLEWVKGFFEHAAKRGIDEIGISEHSHTFVEFQPLYEQDLILDDSEIGRFQKEWLKKGKFRYRLEEYLTFMDQLKALGYPVKTGIEVCNFSDQAQVANVLAPYKFDYVIGSVHFLEGWGYDFSALLNVWDTKNLEDLYRQYVEAIKNLAASGLYDVLGHPFNIRLFKHLPDFNALPYVKQAVAALKAADMAADINTGTLYRYPIEEISPYPDFLKEARAQGLPVILSSDAHQPEDCGRYIAEAAAYAQSVGYDQIAVFAKRQRTLQPLS; from the coding sequence ATGCGTATTGATTACCACATGCATTTTGAATATGGAAGCTATGATTTGGAATGGGTAAAAGGATTTTTCGAGCATGCCGCTAAGAGGGGCATTGATGAGATTGGCATTTCCGAGCATAGCCATACCTTTGTGGAGTTTCAGCCTCTTTATGAGCAGGACTTGATTTTGGACGACTCGGAAATCGGCCGCTTTCAAAAGGAATGGCTGAAAAAAGGCAAGTTTCGCTATCGGCTTGAAGAGTATCTGACTTTTATGGATCAACTCAAAGCGCTGGGCTATCCCGTGAAAACCGGCATTGAGGTTTGCAATTTTAGCGATCAGGCCCAAGTAGCCAATGTGCTGGCGCCCTATAAGTTTGATTATGTGATTGGTTCAGTGCACTTTTTGGAAGGCTGGGGCTATGATTTTTCGGCGTTGCTGAACGTGTGGGACACGAAGAATCTGGAAGACTTGTACCGGCAGTATGTAGAGGCGATTAAGAATCTGGCGGCTTCCGGCTTATATGATGTGCTGGGTCATCCTTTCAACATTCGCTTGTTCAAGCATTTACCTGATTTCAATGCGCTGCCCTATGTGAAACAGGCTGTAGCGGCGCTGAAGGCGGCGGATATGGCGGCGGATATCAATACCGGGACGCTGTATCGGTACCCTATTGAAGAAATTTCGCCGTATCCGGATTTTCTGAAAGAAGCGCGGGCGCAGGGACTGCCGGTCATTTTGTCATCTGATGCGCATCAGCCCGAAGACTGCGGGCGTTATATCGCAGAAGCCGCCGCCTATGCTCAGTCGGTAGGCTATGATCAAATTGCCGTCTTTGCTAAGCGGCAACGGACTTTGCAGCCGTTAAGTTAA
- a CDS encoding DEAD/DEAH box helicase has protein sequence MVRICVDQGIKVSGIRQFPALMEAVLRDLTLANPEYQAAKRHGYSVWGKPKDIHLYKWRGQTLTLPRGYARTLRYHLGRQQVEASWDNRTCLKEPVAFQSGICLRPYQEGAVTALLQGRQGGVVAPCGSGKTIIMLEAMARIGQPALWVTHTKELLNQTRQRAVECLGLAEEQIGEIAEGKVALGSHLTLALVQTLAKADLQPLEKAFGAVFVDEAHHLAAGSFYRTVGRFAALYRLWASATPQREDGLTPMIVAAGGPVLHVIGRCETGTLSPQLVVVETEFELADDFMEDDRLQYAKALSYLTANNERNRLIVDTLRREAPGHFSLVLSERKEHLRQLALWLQEALPELTVEVLTADLKKSQRQEIMERAQARQVDILLATQLAREGLDLTHLDRLFLATPKRAAAAVEQEVGRIMRPSAGKKDAIVFDFWDSRSRLFRSQFWKRRQVYRNIGVR, from the coding sequence ATGGTGCGGATTTGTGTAGACCAGGGGATAAAAGTATCTGGCATACGACAGTTTCCGGCTCTCATGGAAGCGGTGCTGCGTGACTTGACCTTGGCTAACCCTGAGTACCAGGCAGCGAAAAGACATGGCTACTCTGTCTGGGGCAAGCCTAAGGATATTCATCTATATAAATGGCGCGGTCAGACCTTGACGCTGCCTCGGGGCTATGCGCGGACGCTGCGCTACCACTTGGGGCGGCAGCAGGTGGAAGCCAGCTGGGATAATCGTACTTGTTTAAAAGAGCCGGTGGCGTTTCAATCCGGCATCTGCCTGCGGCCATATCAAGAAGGCGCCGTGACGGCCCTTTTGCAAGGACGCCAAGGAGGAGTGGTGGCCCCTTGCGGTTCGGGTAAGACCATTATTATGCTGGAGGCGATGGCGCGGATTGGCCAACCGGCATTGTGGGTGACCCATACAAAAGAACTTTTGAACCAGACGCGGCAGCGCGCGGTAGAATGTTTGGGACTCGCGGAGGAGCAAATCGGTGAAATTGCCGAGGGCAAGGTTGCTTTGGGTTCTCATCTGACCTTGGCCTTGGTGCAGACCTTGGCGAAGGCGGACTTGCAGCCGTTGGAAAAGGCTTTTGGGGCGGTCTTTGTCGACGAGGCGCATCATTTAGCTGCTGGCAGTTTCTATCGTACCGTAGGTCGCTTTGCCGCCCTGTATCGTCTTTGGGCCAGCGCAACGCCGCAACGAGAGGACGGCTTAACTCCCATGATTGTAGCGGCAGGAGGGCCGGTACTGCATGTGATTGGCCGTTGTGAAACTGGCACTCTCTCTCCGCAACTGGTTGTGGTGGAAACGGAATTTGAGCTGGCGGATGATTTTATGGAAGACGACCGTTTGCAGTACGCCAAAGCGCTCTCGTATTTGACCGCCAATAATGAACGGAATCGTTTGATTGTCGATACGCTGCGCCGCGAAGCGCCGGGCCATTTCAGCCTGGTTCTTTCCGAGCGCAAGGAGCATTTGCGTCAACTGGCGTTGTGGCTGCAAGAGGCCTTGCCGGAGTTGACGGTAGAAGTATTGACGGCGGATTTAAAAAAAAGCCAGCGCCAAGAAATTATGGAGCGTGCCCAGGCGCGGCAGGTAGATATTCTTTTAGCTACGCAGTTAGCTCGGGAAGGGTTGGATTTGACGCATTTAGACCGCTTGTTTTTAGCCACTCCCAAGCGGGCGGCGGCTGCGGTGGAGCAGGAAGTGGGGCGCATTATGCGCCCCTCGGCTGGGAAAAAAGACGCTATCGTGTTCGACTTCTGGGACAGTCGCAGTCGTTTGTTTCGCAGTCAATTTTGGAAACGACGCCAGGTGTACCGCAACATCGGCGTACGATGA
- a CDS encoding flavin reductase family protein, with amino-acid sequence MKPLDFHIPASQALEILQKGAFLTTQSQGKVNTMTIGWGSVSFLWRKPMFLVMVRPSRHTHGMIDAAKEFTVTLPLDDQLKEALALCGSKSGRDMDKLAAAGLTALPGQKIATPVIAGNCIQYECKVVYRQDMDQDALAAMLQHSCYASGDYHTLYYGEIVACYQTEK; translated from the coding sequence ATGAAACCATTGGATTTTCACATTCCCGCTTCACAAGCATTGGAGATTTTGCAAAAGGGGGCTTTCCTGACGACGCAGAGCCAAGGGAAAGTCAATACGATGACAATCGGCTGGGGCAGCGTCTCTTTCCTCTGGCGCAAGCCCATGTTTCTCGTTATGGTACGTCCTTCCCGGCATACTCACGGCATGATCGACGCCGCTAAAGAATTTACCGTCACCCTGCCGCTGGATGACCAGCTAAAAGAAGCTTTAGCCCTATGCGGCAGCAAATCCGGACGAGATATGGATAAACTAGCCGCAGCTGGCCTGACTGCATTGCCGGGACAAAAAATTGCTACGCCGGTTATTGCCGGTAACTGCATCCAATACGAATGCAAGGTTGTCTACCGCCAAGATATGGACCAAGACGCCCTGGCTGCCATGCTGCAGCATTCCTGCTACGCCAGCGGCGACTACCACACCTTGTACTATGGCGAAATCGTCGCCTGCTACCAAACGGAAAAATAA